A single region of the Pseudanabaena sp. FACHB-2040 genome encodes:
- a CDS encoding class I SAM-dependent methyltransferase, with amino-acid sequence MVSWSDGYVTEIEYTHGFYRELAPAHLQFALLCAGLSRPPDHGFTWAELGCGQGFTANLVAAANPQSRFFATDFNPSHIATARRFQSEVALDNVTFSENSFEQYIEADLPPLDYICLHGIYSWISSENRAHIVEFMRRHLKPSGVVYISYNCYPGWAAIMPLQRLIYEQGQASGGPLLDRVDQALQFVQKLSESDTGYFKANPLAAQRLNQLQKQNRHYLAHEYFNDHWHPLFVTQVAAELSPAKLMFAASANLLDHIDALNIPQSARELFASVKDPLQRQLVRDYLINQQFRRDLFIRGAVRLSPLEQLEKLRQQGFVLTQLAANIPFKFQSPLGEVALQADIYRPLIDALSEKPTTLGQLTQHSGLKQLSLERLLEALMVLVGANWAAPTLPEADLAQRRQSTERFNRAVLEQSQYSADLQFLASPLIGSGVGLDRIDQLILLGLIRKQEAAAFAWQILSAQKQTLVKDGQPLKTPEENLQELRHKETVLVQQRLPLLKQLQVVA; translated from the coding sequence ATGGTTTCCTGGAGTGACGGCTACGTCACTGAAATTGAATATACCCACGGCTTTTACCGGGAACTGGCCCCCGCTCACCTGCAGTTTGCTCTGCTTTGTGCTGGGTTGAGCCGACCGCCCGATCACGGCTTTACCTGGGCTGAGCTGGGCTGCGGCCAAGGTTTTACAGCCAACCTGGTAGCAGCGGCTAACCCTCAGAGTCGGTTTTTTGCGACTGATTTTAACCCCAGCCATATTGCGACTGCCCGCCGCTTTCAATCTGAGGTGGCGCTCGATAACGTTACCTTTAGCGAAAATAGCTTTGAGCAGTACATTGAGGCAGATCTGCCGCCTTTAGATTACATTTGCCTGCACGGCATTTACAGCTGGATCTCCTCGGAAAACCGGGCGCACATCGTAGAGTTTATGCGCCGCCATTTGAAGCCTTCGGGTGTCGTTTATATCAGCTATAACTGCTATCCCGGCTGGGCAGCAATCATGCCGCTGCAGCGGCTGATTTACGAGCAAGGGCAGGCCAGCGGTGGACCTCTTTTAGATCGGGTCGATCAGGCGCTGCAGTTTGTGCAGAAGTTGTCTGAGTCAGATACTGGCTACTTCAAAGCCAATCCGCTGGCGGCTCAGCGGCTGAACCAGCTCCAGAAGCAAAACCGGCATTACCTGGCCCACGAATATTTCAATGACCACTGGCATCCGCTGTTTGTTACCCAGGTGGCTGCAGAGCTGTCGCCAGCCAAGCTGATGTTTGCTGCCTCGGCCAATCTGCTCGACCATATCGATGCGCTCAACATTCCTCAGTCAGCCCGGGAGCTGTTTGCCAGCGTCAAAGATCCGCTGCAGCGTCAACTGGTGCGAGATTATTTGATCAACCAACAGTTTAGGCGTGATCTGTTTATTCGGGGAGCAGTACGGCTCAGCCCGCTAGAGCAGCTAGAGAAGCTGAGGCAGCAGGGGTTTGTCTTGACTCAACTGGCGGCTAACATTCCCTTCAAGTTTCAGTCGCCACTGGGAGAGGTTGCCTTGCAGGCCGATATCTACCGGCCGCTAATTGACGCTTTGAGCGAGAAACCCACCACGCTAGGGCAGCTGACTCAGCACAGTGGGCTAAAGCAGCTGAGCCTGGAAAGGCTGTTGGAAGCTCTGATGGTGTTGGTGGGCGCGAATTGGGCGGCTCCAACCTTGCCCGAAGCTGATTTAGCGCAGCGGCGACAGAGCACTGAGCGGTTTAATCGAGCGGTGCTAGAGCAGAGCCAATACAGCGCCGATCTGCAGTTTTTAGCATCGCCCCTAATTGGTAGCGGGGTTGGCTTAGACCGAATCGACCAGCTAATTTTGCTGGGGCTGATTCGCAAACAGGAGGCGGCAGCCTTTGCCTGGCAGATATTGTCGGCCCAAAAACAAACTTTGGTAAAAGACGGTCAGCCGCTCAAAACGCCTGAGGAAAATTTGCAGGAGCTTAGGCATAAGGAGACTGTGCTAGTCCAGCAGAGACTGCCTCTACTCAAACAACTTCAGGTCGTCGCCTGA
- a CDS encoding zinc-binding dehydrogenase, which translates to MYKVIVRAFGGVEQLDIVDLPDPIPAAGEVVVGLTSIGMNNAELMARRGEYRLISGNPPFTPGLEGGGVIVAVGSRVSDRNPGQRVILTLDAPASKGQGQGTYQSHYVVRADQTVPAPAGVPNELLGTLWLPYLTAWGCLVWQQALQPGQTVLIPGASSSVAIAAAQVVKHHGGIAVGTTTSADKLAKLQAMPEAPYDHLILTRDTDWYRAAKKLTSGKGFNVIFDPVAAGDFLNTEIRLLAHGGTLWIYGLLGKPDVVNVHPLIRKMASLRGWVLNQLSGSGVEQAAYEHVLQRVTDGTYQMPVAAQFSLREVRQAQAVMEQGKHIGKLILVP; encoded by the coding sequence ATGTATAAGGTCATCGTTCGAGCATTTGGGGGAGTTGAGCAGTTAGACATCGTCGATCTGCCCGATCCGATCCCGGCAGCCGGGGAGGTCGTCGTGGGGCTAACCAGCATCGGCATGAACAACGCTGAACTCATGGCCCGACGAGGTGAATACCGCCTGATATCGGGCAATCCTCCCTTTACACCTGGATTGGAGGGCGGTGGTGTGATTGTAGCGGTTGGTTCTAGGGTGAGCGATCGCAACCCCGGTCAACGCGTCATCCTCACGCTAGATGCTCCGGCCAGCAAGGGCCAAGGCCAGGGCACCTATCAGTCGCACTACGTCGTGCGGGCCGACCAGACCGTTCCAGCCCCCGCAGGGGTGCCCAATGAACTGCTAGGGACGCTCTGGCTACCCTACCTGACGGCCTGGGGCTGCCTGGTGTGGCAGCAGGCCCTGCAGCCGGGGCAAACAGTTCTCATTCCAGGGGCGAGCAGCAGCGTTGCGATCGCAGCCGCCCAGGTCGTCAAGCACCATGGCGGTATTGCTGTCGGCACCACCACCAGCGCCGACAAGCTGGCAAAGCTGCAGGCCATGCCAGAAGCTCCCTACGACCACCTGATTTTGACCCGCGACACCGACTGGTACCGAGCAGCCAAAAAGCTGACCAGCGGCAAAGGCTTTAACGTGATTTTTGATCCAGTCGCTGCCGGAGACTTCCTTAATACCGAGATTCGCCTCCTAGCCCACGGCGGCACCCTCTGGATCTACGGCCTGCTAGGCAAGCCCGATGTCGTCAACGTCCATCCGCTAATTCGCAAAATGGCGTCTCTGCGAGGCTGGGTGCTCAATCAGCTATCCGGCAGTGGGGTTGAACAAGCAGCGTATGAGCACGTTCTGCAGAGAGTTACCGACGGCACATACCAGATGCCCGTCGCCGCCCAGTTTTCCCTACGAGAGGTGCGTCAGGCCCAGGCCGTGATGGAGCAGGGCAAGCACATTGGAAAGCTGATTTTGGTGCCGTAG
- a CDS encoding glycosyltransferase: MPQLNSRKTIKTSVDLLLMLILTNGILLGFPAVLYILLLRRGGTLLPLQLAISGVYLLAAFILTAETGAVLWALGQSRQTTMRGLLQRFLRRRPELHPTAARGPEALSRLPLASTPPVSIVVVAYLPNEQSIILETLQHILTQVDWPTSRLEVILAYNTPTALPIEADLQRLAETNPTLKLLRVESSTSKAQNLNAALQIATGKMTCIFDADHHPGADCLIRAWQWLQQGQYDLVQGRNIIRNHGENWLTQLIAVEFECLYGVSHYGRSLLVDTALFGGSNGYWRTSALRRVCFRATMLTEDIDATLRALLKGYRIVHDPQILTTELAPEDVPTLWSQRRRWSQGWLEVALAHQRRVARSRYFDLPQRICWLVMLLYSEGFHPLALQIIPIALSLSMSGLVMSETMFRFTLISTLLTLLSGFLQLFVAMRSRQQVLPLPPAYFLLYGLLSPIYFWFKSLVAVVALSYHLGGRREWHVTRRVNQKAKAQVLDPALR; the protein is encoded by the coding sequence ATGCCGCAATTGAATTCACGCAAGACGATAAAGACCTCGGTAGATCTGTTGTTGATGCTGATATTGACAAACGGGATCTTGCTGGGCTTTCCAGCGGTTTTGTATATTCTGCTGTTGAGACGTGGAGGCACACTGCTGCCGCTGCAGCTTGCGATCTCCGGGGTTTACCTGCTGGCAGCCTTCATCCTGACTGCTGAGACAGGGGCTGTTTTATGGGCACTCGGCCAGTCTAGGCAGACCACCATGCGAGGCCTTCTACAGCGTTTTCTGAGGAGACGTCCTGAGCTGCATCCAACTGCTGCTCGCGGGCCAGAGGCCCTGAGCCGATTGCCCTTGGCGTCAACCCCGCCGGTTTCTATTGTGGTGGTCGCCTACCTGCCCAATGAACAGAGCATTATTCTCGAAACTCTGCAGCATATCCTGACTCAGGTAGATTGGCCTACCTCTCGGCTAGAGGTGATTTTGGCCTATAACACGCCGACAGCGCTGCCGATTGAGGCCGATTTGCAGCGTTTGGCAGAGACAAACCCGACGCTGAAACTGCTGCGGGTAGAGAGCAGCACGTCCAAGGCTCAAAACTTAAATGCAGCCCTGCAGATCGCTACTGGCAAGATGACCTGTATTTTCGATGCCGATCACCACCCGGGGGCTGACTGCCTGATCCGGGCTTGGCAGTGGCTGCAGCAGGGCCAGTATGACCTAGTGCAGGGCCGCAACATTATCCGCAACCATGGCGAAAACTGGCTGACCCAGCTAATTGCCGTGGAGTTTGAGTGCCTCTATGGCGTTAGCCACTATGGCCGCTCTCTGCTGGTAGATACGGCTTTGTTTGGTGGCTCTAACGGCTACTGGCGCACGTCTGCGCTGCGGCGGGTCTGCTTTCGCGCCACTATGCTGACTGAGGATATTGACGCGACGCTGCGGGCCTTGCTGAAGGGCTATCGCATTGTTCACGATCCGCAGATTTTGACTACAGAGCTGGCTCCTGAGGATGTGCCGACACTCTGGTCTCAACGACGACGCTGGAGTCAGGGATGGTTAGAGGTGGCCCTAGCACATCAGCGGCGGGTGGCGCGATCGCGCTATTTTGACCTGCCTCAGCGGATCTGCTGGCTAGTTATGCTGCTCTACAGCGAAGGATTTCACCCTCTGGCCCTGCAGATCATTCCCATTGCCCTTAGCCTTTCGATGTCTGGGCTAGTGATGTCGGAGACCATGTTCAGATTTACCCTGATCAGCACGCTGCTGACCCTGCTAAGCGGGTTTCTTCAGCTTTTTGTGGCAATGAGATCGCGGCAGCAGGTGTTGCCGCTGCCACCAGCATACTTTCTGCTGTATGGCCTGCTCTCCCCAATCTACTTCTGGTTTAAGAGCCTGGTGGCAGTGGTGGCCCTCTCTTACCACCTAGGGGGGCGACGGGAGTGGCACGTAACGCGGCGGGTCAATCAAAAGGCAAAAGCCCAGGTGCTAGATCCCGCTCTACGATGA
- a CDS encoding thioesterase family protein, whose protein sequence is MTQSNAIAPTDLFAVELSFKVQSFDFDSRGLVSEFAYLRWLESLRQEFLQQHFPQRADQYLALVSTQIEYKQPVRSQRVLTGRLWLSNLGKTRWTLQIRLGGSEGTIATATQIGHLLDAQTLAPLALPEAVVQQYWNYQYQWQQSS, encoded by the coding sequence ATGACTCAGTCTAATGCGATCGCACCCACTGATCTCTTTGCCGTTGAGCTGTCGTTTAAGGTGCAATCTTTTGACTTCGATAGCCGGGGATTGGTCAGCGAGTTTGCCTATCTGCGCTGGCTAGAAAGCCTGCGGCAAGAATTTCTGCAGCAGCACTTTCCCCAGCGAGCAGACCAGTACCTGGCGCTGGTGTCAACGCAGATTGAGTATAAGCAGCCGGTGCGATCGCAGCGAGTCTTAACCGGGCGACTATGGCTGTCAAACCTGGGCAAAACTCGCTGGACTTTACAAATTCGACTGGGCGGCTCAGAGGGCACAATTGCCACCGCCACCCAAATCGGCCACCTGCTTGACGCCCAGACGCTCGCGCCCCTAGCGCTACCAGAAGCAGTGGTGCAGCAATACTGGAACTATCAGTATCAGTGGCAGCAGTCATCGTAG
- a CDS encoding TetR/AcrR family transcriptional regulator: MSKAQETRQKIVREAALLFNRQGYAGASMADIMRVTGLQKGGIYNHFGSKEELALEAFEYMIQEITRHYMAAIRSQRHAVDRLLAMLEVYRHYIDQPPIEGGCPILNTAVESDDTHPVMRQRVRQALDSWQSLIRRVLERGMERGEVRPGTDADELATLLIAMVEGAVMMSKVYDDSIYLERAIRHLQIQLQAVRADAVRS, encoded by the coding sequence ATGTCCAAGGCCCAAGAAACCCGCCAAAAAATTGTGCGCGAAGCGGCACTGCTGTTTAACCGGCAGGGCTATGCTGGCGCGTCTATGGCTGACATTATGCGGGTGACGGGGCTGCAAAAAGGCGGGATCTACAATCACTTCGGCAGTAAGGAGGAACTGGCCCTAGAAGCGTTTGAGTACATGATTCAGGAAATTACCCGGCACTACATGGCAGCGATTCGCAGCCAGCGCCATGCTGTTGATCGGCTGTTGGCAATGCTTGAGGTCTATCGGCACTACATCGACCAGCCCCCGATTGAGGGCGGCTGCCCCATTCTCAATACCGCCGTCGAGAGCGACGACACCCATCCTGTCATGCGGCAACGGGTACGGCAAGCGCTGGATAGCTGGCAATCGCTGATTCGGCGAGTGCTGGAGCGGGGAATGGAGCGGGGTGAGGTGCGGCCTGGCACTGATGCCGATGAACTGGCCACCCTGTTGATTGCCATGGTTGAAGGCGCGGTGATGATGAGCAAGGTCTACGACGATTCAATTTATTTGGAGCGGGCTATTCGTCATCTGCAGATCCAGCTTCAGGCGGTGAGAGCAGATGCTGTCAGAAGTTAG